ttctgtacaggagaaccaaaccaagagcaaatattacgtctcatttacacctgagcacgaagagccatcaacatttagcaaattgaatcatctttgtttagatgcaagaagaatcatatagaaatgaaaaagtataaatataaatccagagcaaagatatcctctaattcagcgtagcacatgtgcagctgctgcgattcacgtaagcattcggctcgtcgctgttgcagatttttctctcgctgttctggctcacagcgctgcaaacacaaaaataaatatccccaaagctgtgaaagggagctaattagtaagagtattgttactctccgcaggagtagtccagcagtagaaatcagtacaataacaaggtgtgtaacatctagcagggtgacagaaaaacccagggtaacttctaaggacctcaacgtctctctcacattgtgttttttaaacatgcttccatttgtcacttcagtctttactctgaaatacaggaagagaaatcatggctgaaacaatttctcatgaaaccaggggtgtggtccaacagtcagtttggtgaggaaggttcctaactgagagaagtgacccagaagtatctgtgtagcagccacaatgaatccagagcatgagctttattaactgatcaaagtctcttctttcaccttctgtatcattcagtttgcattggtaatgcccattattgtaatgcttttttaagatgagcaaaactttatttcactttgggttagctgggataagtgatggatggagggaattttacttcagccacagaaatcctaaacaggaaggaggagcagagttacagtggatcactatccagcagggaaacaaggtttatttcaatttcttggccatgagtgagatttactgagtgggcaaattagggagacgacaccatcagatcccgagccctccatgtgttaatcaagagacggctgctgtgctacatccataaataatgaataaattaggagctaaagctgaaaggacagtttatttataccatcttcacgtgaacacattcaagaacatcacagatgaagaaacattaaaaacttccacactacataaagcaagaaaaatagtttctctttcaggtggtttcagaaaaacagaaacatcaagcatctccaagactctctttgaaagaactaaaaacctttgttatcatggtccaatcatgagtgaactccccgatgaagccttgtgtgctaaaacatgtcagagtttcaaaggttaaacatgagtttccaaaacgttttgctggagaacaatgaactatttgactgagtttcaatcatttacagacgagcaaaaccaggacagagaaaaaaggacaaaactgactcagtaaaaaacagaaaagaagatcccatgtagatctgtattatgtagaagttcagcccaacaaccagttcagttcaacacaagtttaaaggattctatctgaactctgtggagcctgatctcaagctttttgagtctgacacagaaaccagaggatctttctgtgtcttcagattcactgtgatccagtgatgggagtgatttcagccctgagtgatcgcgctgatgtttgcacagagcagacaatgaggtgaatgtttgggcacattggtaacagtgaaacagtttattagtaacgtgggatcgtttgtgtgcagagtatgaactgagattcctgaagctcttgtcacactggtcacagctgtagtttccttccatgtgtccaCGTTCATGACTGTTACGACtacctgactgtgagaagcttctctcacagtgtctgcacttgtgtggtttctctcctgtgtggactcgtttgtgtgatttaaggtcccttgcagtggtgaaggatgacccacactgatcacagaggtgctttttaaccccactgtgaatcagttcatgttgttttaagtgatgtgatgtggtgaagcttctcccacattctttgcagtatttcagtttgtctccagtgtgtctatgttgatgtacttttagggtcttttgctgactgaaagtttttccacagaggtcacaatgaaagtctttcccaccaccacagtgatgacagggttgagaactggatccatctgtgtcgctctgcttctaaacaaagacacaaagacagtgtaagtcagtccttcaacatttgtatcctgaacgtcgcctgaaataaagagcttctctgcagacgtccaattacatttgactgtttcagttaacacactcagtttactgggctgcaataactacaatactaccaccataatactacagtaatactaaaatgataactgaaaggaaaatctgaataatcactcagagctgcttttccatgcagtagaattgctaacatgctaacacagtttaatgagcagagttgttccaaacagtcaggctaaaatgacaagataacaatataaatacatacctcacagtagctgcacttgtagagtctctttctggtgtggatctgttggtgttgtctcaggtgatgtggagatttaaaagtcttctcacacaggtcacattgataaggtctctcctcagtgtgggtaaacgtgtcgttgtaactgtgcgtctgttgtaaactctttgccacactgttcacagcagtacacatcatgtctggtgtgaatgcataggtgtgtatttcggctccctctccggctgaaagtttttccacagatgtcacagctgtatgccttaattccagagtgggtaactagatgactctgtgtcagagatttacagttaacaaacagtcaggtgaataaacaacaatGAGACACTTGTGTAGGTTAACGTGCTGCACGGGTGAAAAGCTCAGAGCAAATCACACCGAACTGCAGTATtcgtttatttttataggttacatcgtcaatatgcaaatataatcacatttcctgtCACGCAGGTCCTGATGTCTGTCTGCAtgcaagctgtgtgtgtgtgtgtgtgtgtgtgtgtgtgtgtgtgtgtgtgtgtgtgtgtgtgtgtgtgtgtgtgtgtgtcacagagtATGTGTGTTGCAGGTCAATTTCTAAGAATAATATAATGCAAGTCAACCTCTGCGGATATGTATTTCTGTGCTGGTCTCTTGTCAGTGTCACagggtcagcttcctgtttctacAGAAAACTGTGTCTGGTGAAATATGTATAACATAACTTTTGAAGcataagcaaataaaacaataaaaactcccTAACATTCCTCCCTGTTGTTACCGTATTTCACCACTTCAATCATACTTTATTATCAGCTAACAATCACTTGCTTATAACATTTTCAATTGTAGCATCATtcagtatgtgtgagtgtgtgtgttcctaTACTAAATCTTCTTCGTCCGGTTCATCTTCTTGTGGCAGTCCAACATAGGTGATTACTGTGGCCTGTACCATCTTGCCAATCATTGATCTGATACAGGGTAGAATGCATGTAGAGAACATGCAAAGCAATAAAAGAAGAACTCCTATCAAGACAAGTCCTTTGATCACGAGGGTCGTCCAGCCGCCGCTCAGTAGCCAGGTCAGCCAGTCCTCTGTGTTCATGACATAGTCTTGTTGCTGTGCATTACTCAGTTGTCGTAACTTCTCCAGGGCGGTGGTCATGGTCAAGGAATGCACGTTATCTGGAATCTAGGTGCAGCAAGTGGTGTTGAATAAGACACAGAGGCCCCCTCTCTCAGCGAGAATCATGTCCAGGGcgactctgtgttgcatgaccactaTTCTGATCGCGTCGATTTCCTCATTCTGAGCCTTGTTTTATCCATGTTGAGCTGTTCAGGAAAAGTCTAAATCTGTAGTCAAGAGTCTCGATCCTTAGCATGTTTTTTCCATTCCCGATCCATGGGAAACGTGAGTGCAGGACTTTCTGTCCGGTGGTCCACAACTTGAACTCCGCTGGCACATCACTGCCCCAGATTGGATCATGAGGTTGCACGTCATCAGTGCTCCTCTTGCGTCTTGGTTGGTCCTGATGGAATATTCTGAACGTGTGGTCTGACACTAAAATTGGGGCGCAGAGTCCGGTGCTGTTGGGTGGGATGGTGAAGTATGTCTTTGAGCCACATGCCCAAGCTGTACCCTGCACCCAATATGTGCCATTCAGGAAGCTTATCCGTGCCTTTCTGTCCTGCGGCATCCGGAAAGTCTGGGagcagttctggttcatccccAGCTTTCTGTTGCCGTATGCGAAGGTGAAACACATTGGATGTTGTATTCCTGGTTCCCTCCTGACGTTGAAAGATTTTCCCTTGTCATTGGTTGCATTCAGGTGTACCCAGTATTGGTCATCACAGCTGTAGTTCCAGTCTGAGACCTCTGGCGCACAAGAAACTACCTCATTAGGTTTAAAGTTGATCAGTGTTCCTTTACACCGTCGCAGGTCAATTTTTGTGACTTGTCTTTTTAACTCAAGCTTGAAGGCGAAGATGTCTTCGGGGGAACATGTTCCGCTGGTGGCTTTGTAGAATGTACATAGGGCTTCGGAAAGGCTGGGTGATTTTCCATACAGGGTGGCTTGCATTGCTGTTGTTGGGAGGTGTGAACAGACGTAGCAGCCAGTGTGGTTGTCTTCTGTATGTACTCGGTTGTAGACGTACCGGTACCAGGCATTGTTCAGCCAGGGGTGGTTATGCTCTTTATCCATATCCTTTAGGTATAAGTTGTCATACGACCATTTCTTCTGCAGGTGGTGCTGTGGGTCCTTGTCTCTCCAGGTGAGTATCAGTAGGCTCACTAGGAGCGCAATGCCAGTCATTATGAGGACAAGGTTCTTCATTATGACAGGCACACCCGGGCTCCAGGTGAGTAGACCACTGGCGAGAAGACAAAAGGGCAGGATATACCCAAACAGCCCTTTCCTCCACCAGGAGAACACCTAGGAGTCGGGGGAACCGGCGTCTATGCTTGTGTTGTCACTCACTTTTTTGCAGTGGCTTTGGTGGATCCAAGATGGTCTTTCTGCTATTTTGCAGGCAGTCGGTGTGCTGAGTAAGACCTGATATGGGCCTTCCCACCTTGGTGAATTCCAATTCTTTCTCTGGAGTACTTTGATCAGGATCCAATCACCTGGTTGCAACCTGCAAGAAACTGGAGAGGTATCATCCGGCAGTTTATTGTTTAGCACAATTTCTTTATTCTCAAATAGTTTAGTCATCCACTCTGCTAGGGTGGTTTCTCTTATAGACTTATTAATAGGCTCACTAGTGAGAGGCAGCGGAAATTGCCTCCCATGAACGATTTCAAAGGGTGTGAGCTTTTGCGAACCCTGGGTTAGTCGCATCCACATCTTCACCAGGCCCAAACACTCAGGCCTTTGTCTGATTTTATCAGAGTAGGAATGCCGTAAGTAGGAATAAAATGGTTGCATAAACATTTTGCTACTGAGATTACGTCTGCTCTTTTTACTGGATAGATTTCTGGCCATTTTGAGAACACATCCACAATTACTAGAGCGTATTTTGATGTTTGACATCCGTTCAGTTCAATAAAATCCATGTGGATTGTGTGAAATGGGTGCGGTGGTGTTGGGGAAAAGCCTCTTTTAGGCCTGAGGTTTCCCTGTGCAATATGTTTCTGGCAAATCATGCATGTTCTGATAAACTCTTGTGCTGAAGCTTCAAAATTTTGAGTATAGAAGTGTTTGGGGAGGATACTCATCATTCCACCCCTTGACAAATGCTTTAAGCTATTTGTCACTAATGCTGCTGTCTTGTGTAGCAATTTTGTAGCCGTGCTCCACACTTTAGCCATTTCTTTCGCTCTGCTATAGGAGTGGCTTCCTATTCATCTCTAAGTATATCAAGTGGTATTAGCTGTGAAGTTTCAGACATTAAAGTTCATATTGGTTGCTGTGCGGCCGTCTTTGTGGCTTGGCCTGCGAAGTTATTGCCTTTAGTAACCTCTGAATTACCTTTTGTGGCGTGCAACGCATATTGACTGTCAGTGtgaatatatatacagtggggcaaaaaagtatttagtcagccaccgattgtgcaagttcccccacctaaaatgatgacagaggtcagtaatttgcaccagaggtacacttcaactgtgagagacagaatgtgaaaaaaaaatccatgaatccacatggtaggatttgtaaagaatttattcgtaaatcagggtggaaaataagtatttggtcaataacaaaaatacaactcaatactttgtaacataacctttgttggcaataacagaggtcaaacgttactataggtctttaccaggtttgcacacacagtagctggtattttggcccattcctccatgcagatcttctcgagagcagtgatgttttggggctgtcgctgagcaacacggactttcaactcccgccacagattttctatggggttgaggtctggagactggctaggccactccaggactttcaaatgcttcttacggagccactcctttgttgcccgggcagtgtgttttggatcattgtcatgttggaagacccagcctcgtttcatcttcaaagttctcactgatggaagaaggttttggctcaaaatctcacgatacatggccccattcattctgtccttaacacggatcagtcatcctgtccccttggcagaaaaacagctccatagcatgatgtttccacccccatgcttcacagtaggtatggtgttcttgggatgcaactcagtattcttcgtcctccaaacacgacgagttgagtttataccaaaaagttctactttggtttcatctgaccacatgacattctcccaatcctctgctgtatcatccatgtgctctctggcaaacttcagacgggcctggacatgcactggcttcagcagcggaacacgtctggcactgcgggatttgattccctgccgttgtagtgtgttactgatggtgacctttgttactttggtcccagctctctgcaggtcattcaccaggtccccccgtgtggttctgggatctttgctcaccgttctcatgatcattttgaccccacgggatgagatcttgcgtggagccccagatcgagggagattatcagtggtcttgtatgtcttccattttctgatgattgctcccacagttgattttttcacaccaagctgcttgcctattgtagattcactcttcccagtctggtgcaggtcaacaatacttttcctggtgtccttcgaaagctctttggtctttgccatggcggagtttggagtctgactgtttgaggctgtggacaggtgtcttttatacagatgatgagttcaaacaggtgccattcatacaggtaacgagtgggggacagaaaagcttcttacagaagacgttacaggtctgtgagagccagagattttccatgtttgaggtgaccaaatacttattttccaccctaatttacgaataaattctttacaaatcctaccatgtggattcatggattttttttccacattctgtctctcacagttgaagtgtacctctggtgcaaattactgacctctgtcatcatgttaagtgggggaacttgcacaatcggtggctgactaaatacttttttgccccactgtatattgaCCTTTGCGCAGCATGCACGTATGATAGCCGTTAGTTCTGCACTCTGTGCCGAAAAAGAGGAAGTTAGGGCTTTACTTCTATAACTGTGTTTAGATGCAGAGCCATCTACAAAATGTCTGCGAATGTAGACTGTGGTACTGTGGTAAGCTGTAAATATCACTTCTCTGTTTCGTTTCCTCTTCTAGCTTCTTTAGACAGCAGTGCGCGTCTGCAATGCAAGTCTTAGATCattaaatgctttttctgcttcTGGGGTCCATTCTATTTTATCTTTCAGTGCTTGATTTTTtccataaattaagttttgcaATGGACCAGCCAACGGAGCATATGCAGGTATCCAGCATCTGCAAAAATTGCAGAGACCTAAATAACTCatcatttgttgttttgtgaGCAGTTTTTTGTAGCATTTTGCACCGCTAGTTTTCTGCTGTCTAACAGTGTTCTGCCTTCTCCCGTAAGcttcagttgtttttattaaaaggcCTATTGTTAAAATACTGCACGCTTTTTCTTCTCTATAGAtgcaacattacattttcatttaaggCATGTTTAAATAATTTCTTGTTTCTCAAAGAATTCACACATTTCACTCAACTTACATATTTCAACTTTGAAGTTAAAGTTTTCTtatttcatctctctctctctctctccacacacacacacacacacacacacacacacacacacacacacacacacacacacacacacaaacacacacatatatacatatacatatatatatatatatatacgtatatgtgtgtgtatatatatacatatatatatatatatacgtatatgtgtgtatatatatatatacatatatatatatatatatatatatacgtatatgtgtatatatatatatatatacatgtatatgtgtatatatatatatatacatatatatatatacatatatatatatatatatatatatatatatatatatatatatatatatatatatatatatatatatatatatatatatatatatacacacacgtgtatatatatgtgtgtgtgtgtgtgtgtgtgtatatatatatgtatatatatatatatatatatatatatatatatatatatatatatatatatatatatatatatatatatatatagagagagagagagagagagagagagagagagatgaaataAGAAAACTTTAACTTCAAAGTTGAAATATGTAAGTTGAGTGAAATGTGTGAATTCTTTGAGAAACAAGAAATTATTTAAACATGCCTTAAATGAtaattgataagattttaatgATTCCGatttccgattccattttcgattctgtttaacgattcgattccttatcgattctcttatcaattctttttttttttaaaaaggaggacactaaggtcgattagcttagaactgtgttttatatcttctctttgaacaagatagaaatttaggagtaacatggccttacaaacccaacagtgagatcttaagagatccagcctatggctcttcaatgtggtgtcacagggtccccaggaaaaaaaatgtatatgtaaaataataaaataaatattctcctgtagcaataacaaagtttaacataaattattctgtagcaattacacaagaatatccagtaatgtcctgcctacaattaaacacattcacttaccaaagtgaaattgggggcatctgctgtggcaaatgggtgcaagcctttgaccacaaacttagtcactgctcggtgacgtTCGTCTATcctgcctgaaaggagacgctaccggtagactgcagcgagaactgccagcatctgagccagactctgtctgtctcatcatggtc
This window of the Maylandia zebra isolate NMK-2024a linkage group LG16, Mzebra_GT3a, whole genome shotgun sequence genome carries:
- the LOC143412956 gene encoding uncharacterized protein LOC143412956 isoform X1, translated to MKNLVLIMTGIALLVSLLILTWRDKDPQHHLQKKWSYDNLYLKDMDKEHNHPWLNNAWYRYVYNRVHTEDNHTGCYVCSHLPTTAMQATLYGKSPSLSEALCTFYKATSGTCSPEDIFAFKLELKRQVTKIDLRRCKGTLINFKPNEVVSCAPEVSDWNYSCDDQYWVHLNATNDKGKSFNVRREPGIQHPMCFTFAYGNRKLGMNQNCSQTFRMPQDRKARISFLNGTYWVQGTAWACGSKTYFTIPPNSTGLCAPILVSDHTFRIFHQDQPRRKRSTDDVQPHDPIWGSDVPAEFKLWTTGQKVLHSRFPWIGNGKNMLRIETLDYRFRLFLNSSTWIKQGSE